The segment CTCAAACACGGTTTAATTTATTCAGAAGAATACTGGAACAGCATACAACATTTTGATGTAACTGATAAAATTAAAGCAAAAGACCTAATTTGGGAGTCTGTGTTAATTAAAAACAAAGTGGTAACGGAAGATCCTTTTGAAAAAAGTAGAAGAAAAACCTTAAACTACGGTCATACGCTTGGCCACGCCATTGAATCATATTTTATGGATGTTTCAGCCAAGGATTCTTCTAAAAAAGAATTGCTACATGGAGAAGCTATTGCTATTGGGATGATACTAGCAAACTATATTTCGCATAGGCTCTGCTCCTTTCCGAAGGAAAAATTAGATGAAATATCCACTGTAATATTAGCTAAGTTTGAAAAAGTAGTTTTTAGCGATGAAGCTATCGAAGAAATAATAAACTTATTAATTTTTGATAAAAAAAACAGCGGAGGAGTTATTTATTTTGTATTACTAAATGATATAGGCAATTACAAAATAAATTGTACGGTACCTAATGACGTAATTCGTGACGCCTTTAATTATTATGAAAAAATTTAAAAATTAGTTTTTAAATACCAATAACTCTTTTATTTTTGAAACTATAAATACACAACCCAACAACAGTAAACGCAATGAAACGAGTTATTGTAGATTTTAAAAAATTGACCCCAGAAATACTATCGTTATTAGTTGAAAAATATCCTGATGGGTATGATGACGACCACGTAATACGATTTAAAAATGCAAAAAATGAAACGGTAGATGCTGTTGAAGTACGTACTGAAGACTCTATTTATTTGGTAAAAGTAAGTTCAAGACTTGAAGATACTATGGCTAAATTTGAAGAGGATGATTACGATGTTGAAGATTACACCGAACCAATAAGCGAAATCCCTGAGAAGTCAATACCTGGTGACGAAGAAGAATAGACAATAAAAAAAAGAGGCGGAAATTCCGCCTCTTTTTTTTATTATTTCAATTTGTTATTAAGCGTGTTGTAACTCATGCTTACCTTCTTTAATCTCTTCTATTAATTTTGAATTAAACGCTGGTAAGTCATCTGGATTTCTACTAGTAACGAATCCTTCATCTACAACTACTTCTTCGTCTACCCAATTAGCTCCTGCATTGATTAAATCGTCTTTGATAGAATTGAAAGAAGTCATTTTTCTTCCCTTCACTACATTTGCAGAAATCAATATTTGAGGGCCGTGGCAAATTGCTGCTACAGGTTTCTTTTGTGCGAAAAAGTCTTTGACAAAGTTTAATGCGTTTTCATTTCTACGAAGTTTGTCAGGGTTTATAACTCCACCTGGCACAACTAAAGCATTATATTGATTCGCATTTACACTATCAAGTGTTTTATCTACATTATAATCATTGCTCCAATTTCCGTTATCCCACGCTTTAATGCTTCCGGTATTTTCGCTAACGATATCAACGGTAAAACCTTCTTTTTCCATCGCTTCTTTCGGTGATTTCAATTCAGATTCTTCAAATCCGTCTGTTGCAATAATTGCTATTCTCTTGTCCATAATTTTTTTGTTTTTATTAATTTTTCTTTTACACTAAGATACTAGTATAGACAAGGGTTCACAAATGATTGGTATTAATGTTCTATTAAAGCATCGTTAAAGTTCGTTAGAGATCTATATTATTCTTTAGGGATTTTGCTTTATTATGGTCTTCCTTTAATTTACTCTTATACGCTCTAAGCTCTTCAAGTTCTTTTTCATATGACAATGTAGCGTGTTTAGTGGGAGATATTTTAATATTTTTATACAGCGCCCAGTTTACAGTCAATTCGGCTCCAAAAAAAAGAATAAGACAGGTGTAGTAAACCCACAGTAAAATAAGAACTACACTTCCAGCAGCTCCATATACCGACGCTGGGTTAGATTGTGAAAAGTAAAATCCGATTAAATATTTTCCTACTAAAAACAACAACGATGTTAGAAAAGCACCTAAAATAGTTGTTTTCCATTTAATCTTCACATCGGGTAAAATAGTGAATATAGAAGCAAATAAAGCCGTAATGAATACCTGTGATATTAAGAAATTTAGAATGCTTACCATAACTGATGAAACTTCAGAATAATAAGCACTTACATAATTACTCAAGGCTGAAATCGCAGCTGAAATAAATAAGGTTATTAAAAGTAACAGTCCAATAGCTAAGACCACTCCAAAGGATGTAGCCCTTCTTTTAAGCATATTCATAAATCCTTCTTCCTTAGCGCGGACGCTCCAAATATTGTTTAACGCTTTCTGAAGTTG is part of the Marixanthomonas ophiurae genome and harbors:
- the aroB gene encoding 3-dehydroquinate synthase, whose translation is MKEIKKNEGSVYGDENAWNAFINQINDLNPTKTFVLTDENTKQHCLPYFLSKTQFDKQPEVLTISAGEVHKNIATCVTLWNKLSERGADRNSLLINLGGGVVTDLGGFVACTFKRGIPFINIPTSLLAMVDASVGGKNGVDLGSLKNQVGVIKNPIQVILDTEFLKTLPKPHIASGLAEMLKHGLIYSEEYWNSIQHFDVTDKIKAKDLIWESVLIKNKVVTEDPFEKSRRKTLNYGHTLGHAIESYFMDVSAKDSSKKELLHGEAIAIGMILANYISHRLCSFPKEKLDEISTVILAKFEKVVFSDEAIEEIINLLIFDKKNSGGVIYFVLLNDIGNYKINCTVPNDVIRDAFNYYEKI
- a CDS encoding type 1 glutamine amidotransferase domain-containing protein: MDKRIAIIATDGFEESELKSPKEAMEKEGFTVDIVSENTGSIKAWDNGNWSNDYNVDKTLDSVNANQYNALVVPGGVINPDKLRRNENALNFVKDFFAQKKPVAAICHGPQILISANVVKGRKMTSFNSIKDDLINAGANWVDEEVVVDEGFVTSRNPDDLPAFNSKLIEEIKEGKHELQHA
- a CDS encoding YihY/virulence factor BrkB family protein encodes the protein MKFFKFLKKTYVSWDKNDPWAKSAVIAYYALFSLPSLLMITVHFAGIFYGREAVQGRITSEIGGLIGQGSAEAIETMISNAALEDSSLITVILGIGMLIFAATGVFFQLQKALNNIWSVRAKEEGFMNMLKRRATSFGVVLAIGLLLLITLFISAAISALSNYVSAYYSEVSSVMVSILNFLISQVFITALFASIFTILPDVKIKWKTTILGAFLTSLLFLVGKYLIGFYFSQSNPASVYGAAGSVVLILLWVYYTCLILFFGAELTVNWALYKNIKISPTKHATLSYEKELEELRAYKSKLKEDHNKAKSLKNNIDL